One genomic segment of Mycolicibacterium gilvum includes these proteins:
- a CDS encoding NADH-quinone oxidoreductase subunit C — MTEPTGDQTPEIIGVRRGMFGAKGSGDTSGYGRLVRPVALPGSSPRPYGGYFDEVVDRLAEAVGDDAFTESIERVVIHRDELTLEVHRDRLVEVAQALRDDPALRFELCLGVSGVHYPDDSGRELHAAYPLMSITHNRRIRLEVAVPDDDPHIPSLFGVYPTVDWHERETYDFFGIIFDGHPSLTRIEMPDDWVGHPQRKDYPLGGIPVEYHGAEIPPPDQRRAYN; from the coding sequence GTGACGGAGCCGACCGGCGACCAGACACCCGAGATCATCGGTGTACGGCGTGGCATGTTCGGCGCCAAGGGCTCTGGGGACACCTCGGGCTACGGTCGGCTGGTCCGTCCCGTCGCCCTTCCCGGCAGCAGTCCGCGCCCGTACGGCGGCTATTTCGACGAGGTGGTGGACAGACTCGCCGAGGCCGTCGGCGACGATGCGTTCACCGAGTCGATCGAACGCGTCGTGATCCACCGCGACGAGCTCACCCTTGAGGTGCACCGGGACCGCCTCGTGGAGGTGGCCCAGGCGTTGCGTGACGATCCGGCGTTGCGCTTCGAACTGTGCCTCGGTGTCAGCGGCGTGCACTACCCCGACGACTCCGGCCGGGAGCTGCACGCCGCGTATCCGCTGATGTCGATCACCCACAACCGTCGCATCCGCCTGGAAGTGGCTGTCCCCGACGATGATCCGCACATCCCGTCGTTGTTCGGCGTCTATCCGACGGTGGACTGGCACGAGCGCGAGACCTACGATTTCTTCGGCATCATCTTCGACGGGCATCCCTCGCTGACCCGTATCGAGATGCCCGACGACTGGGTGGGCCACCCGCAGCGGAAGGACTATCCGTTGGGTGGGATCCCGGTCGAGTACCACGGGGCGGAGATCCCGCCGCCCGATCAGCGCAGGGCGTACAACTGA
- the nuoF gene encoding NADH-quinone oxidoreductase subunit NuoF, with protein MTSLTPVLSRFWDEPQPWTMDTYIRHGGYQALERALAMSPDEVIGTVKDSGLRGRGGAGFPTGTKWSFIPQGGEGAAAKPHYLVINADESEPGTCKDIPLMLTTPHFLVEGAIIAAYAIRAHHAFIYLRGEVVPVLRRLQAAVAEAYAAGHLGHDIHGSGFDLELIVHAGAGAYICGEETALLDSLEGRRGQPRLRPPFPAVAGLYACPTVVNNVESIASVPPILLNGVDWFRSMGSEKSPGFTLYSLSGHVTTPGQYEAPLGITLRELLDYAGGVRAGHELKFWTPGGSSTPLLTADHLDVPLDYEGMAGVGSMLGTKALQIFDDTTCVVRAVRRWTQFYAHESCGKCTPCREGTYWLAQIYERLETGRGTEADLDKLLDISDNIFGKSFCALGDGAASPIMSSLKHFRDEYEAHLGNACPFDPYASMLTAPEGVGV; from the coding sequence GTGACGTCACTGACCCCGGTACTCAGCCGATTCTGGGACGAGCCGCAACCGTGGACGATGGACACCTACATCCGTCACGGCGGGTATCAGGCCTTGGAACGCGCTCTGGCGATGAGCCCCGATGAGGTCATCGGCACGGTCAAGGACTCCGGCCTGCGCGGCCGCGGCGGCGCGGGATTCCCGACCGGCACGAAGTGGTCGTTCATCCCCCAAGGCGGTGAAGGCGCGGCGGCCAAACCGCACTACCTGGTGATCAACGCCGACGAGTCCGAACCCGGGACGTGCAAAGACATTCCGCTGATGTTGACCACGCCGCACTTCCTGGTGGAGGGCGCGATCATCGCAGCCTATGCGATCCGGGCACATCACGCGTTCATCTATCTGCGGGGCGAAGTCGTCCCCGTGCTGCGGCGCCTGCAGGCCGCGGTCGCGGAGGCCTACGCCGCCGGCCACCTCGGACACGATATCCACGGTTCGGGTTTCGACCTGGAGCTCATCGTGCACGCGGGGGCGGGCGCCTACATCTGCGGTGAGGAGACCGCACTGCTGGACTCGCTGGAGGGTCGCCGCGGACAGCCCCGGCTACGGCCGCCGTTCCCGGCGGTCGCCGGGCTCTACGCCTGCCCGACGGTGGTCAACAACGTCGAATCGATCGCCAGCGTGCCGCCGATCCTGCTCAACGGCGTCGACTGGTTCCGGTCGATGGGTTCGGAGAAGTCACCGGGTTTCACGCTGTACTCGCTGTCGGGCCACGTGACCACGCCGGGACAGTACGAGGCGCCACTGGGCATCACGCTGCGGGAGCTCCTCGACTACGCCGGTGGTGTACGTGCGGGACACGAGCTGAAGTTCTGGACGCCGGGCGGTTCGTCGACGCCGCTGCTGACAGCCGACCACCTCGATGTGCCCCTGGACTACGAGGGCATGGCCGGCGTCGGATCGATGCTCGGCACGAAAGCCCTACAGATATTCGACGACACCACGTGCGTCGTGCGTGCGGTGCGCCGGTGGACGCAGTTCTACGCACACGAGTCCTGCGGCAAGTGCACGCCGTGCCGGGAGGGCACCTACTGGCTGGCCCAGATCTACGAGCGGCTGGAGACCGGTCGCGGCACCGAGGCCGATCTCGACAAGCTGCTCGACATCTCCGACAACATCTTCGGTAAGTCCTTCTGCGCCCTCGGCGACGGTGCGGCAAGCCCGATCATGTCGTCGCTCAAGCATTTCCGCGACGAATACGAAGCGCACCTGGGGAACGCGTGCCCGTTCGATCCTTATGCCTCGATGCTCACGGCGCCGGAAGGAGTGGGTGTATGA
- a CDS encoding NuoB/complex I 20 kDa subunit family protein, with translation MGLEEKLPGGILLSTVEKVAGYVRKGSLWPATFGLACCAIEMMATAGPRFDISRFGMERFSATPRQADLMIVAGRVSQKMAPVLRQIYDQMAEPKWVLAMGVCASSGGMFNNYAVVQGVDHVVPVDIYLPGCPPRPEMLLHAILKLHDKIQQMPLGVNREEAIREAEQAAMALTPTIELKGLLR, from the coding sequence ATGGGACTAGAAGAGAAACTTCCCGGGGGCATCCTGCTCTCGACCGTCGAGAAGGTCGCCGGGTACGTCCGGAAGGGCTCGCTGTGGCCGGCGACGTTCGGGTTGGCGTGCTGCGCGATCGAGATGATGGCCACCGCCGGTCCGCGTTTCGACATCTCGCGCTTCGGCATGGAACGCTTCTCGGCCACCCCGCGGCAGGCGGATCTGATGATCGTGGCGGGGCGGGTGAGCCAGAAGATGGCGCCGGTTCTGCGGCAGATCTACGACCAGATGGCCGAGCCGAAGTGGGTTCTGGCCATGGGGGTTTGCGCCTCGTCGGGCGGAATGTTCAACAACTACGCCGTCGTCCAGGGCGTCGATCACGTCGTACCCGTCGACATCTACCTGCCCGGTTGTCCGCCCCGGCCCGAGATGCTGTTGCACGCAATCCTCAAACTGCACGACAAGATCCAGCAGATGCCGCTCGGCGTGAACCGCGAAGAGGCCATCAGGGAAGCCGAACAGGCGGCCATGGCTCTCACTCCGACCATCGAGCTGAAAGGCCTGTTGAGGTGA
- the nuoD gene encoding NADH dehydrogenase (quinone) subunit D, with the protein MTTSAQRPERVIVVGGQDWDQVVTAARQMSNSSSRAGDAAEHAGERIVVNMGPQHPSTHGVLRLILEIEGETIVEARCGIGYLHTGIEKNLEFRTWTQGVTFVTRMDYLSPFFNETAYCLGVEKLLGVTDDIPERASVIRVMMMELNRISSHLVALATGGMELGAMTAMFLGFRERELILSVFETITGLRMNSAYIRPGGVAADLPEEGLPQIRELLTLLPTRLRDMENLLNENYIWKARTLGVGYLDLTGCMALGITGPVLRSTGLPHDLRKSQPYCGYQTYDFDVITDDRCDSYGRYLIRVKEMRESIRIVEQCVERLERSTGEPVMITDRKLAWPADLKVGPDGLGNSPEHIAKIMGHSMEGLIHHFKLVTEGIRVPPGQVYVAVESPRGELGVHMVSDGGTRPYRVHYRDPSFTNLQAVAAMCEGGMVADAITAVASIDPVMGGVDR; encoded by the coding sequence ATGACCACCTCCGCGCAACGCCCCGAGCGGGTCATCGTCGTCGGCGGCCAGGACTGGGATCAGGTCGTCACGGCGGCACGGCAAATGTCTAATTCCTCCTCGCGTGCGGGGGACGCCGCCGAGCACGCCGGTGAACGGATCGTCGTCAACATGGGCCCGCAACATCCCTCGACCCACGGGGTGTTGCGGCTGATCCTCGAGATCGAGGGCGAAACCATCGTGGAGGCCCGGTGCGGAATCGGCTACCTGCACACCGGCATCGAGAAGAACCTGGAATTCCGTACATGGACTCAGGGCGTCACGTTCGTCACCCGAATGGACTACCTGTCACCGTTTTTCAACGAGACGGCGTACTGCCTCGGTGTCGAGAAGCTCCTCGGTGTCACCGACGACATCCCGGAACGCGCCTCGGTGATCCGGGTGATGATGATGGAGCTCAACAGAATCTCCAGCCATCTGGTGGCACTCGCCACCGGCGGAATGGAACTCGGTGCGATGACCGCGATGTTCCTCGGTTTCCGGGAACGCGAGTTGATCCTGTCGGTGTTCGAGACCATCACCGGATTGCGCATGAACAGTGCCTACATCCGGCCCGGCGGTGTCGCGGCCGACCTCCCCGAGGAGGGCCTCCCCCAGATCCGCGAGCTCCTGACGCTGCTGCCGACCCGGCTGCGCGACATGGAGAACCTGCTCAACGAGAACTACATCTGGAAGGCCCGCACCCTGGGCGTGGGTTATCTCGATCTCACCGGTTGCATGGCGCTGGGGATCACCGGTCCGGTCCTGCGTTCCACCGGCCTGCCGCACGACCTGCGCAAGTCGCAGCCCTACTGCGGTTACCAGACATACGATTTCGACGTCATCACCGATGACCGGTGCGACTCCTACGGCCGCTATCTCATCAGAGTCAAGGAGATGCGGGAATCCATCCGGATCGTCGAGCAGTGCGTCGAACGCCTCGAGCGCAGTACCGGCGAACCGGTGATGATCACCGACAGGAAGCTCGCGTGGCCGGCAGATCTGAAGGTCGGGCCCGACGGGCTGGGCAACTCCCCGGAGCACATCGCCAAGATCATGGGCCACTCGATGGAGGGGCTGATCCACCACTTCAAACTGGTGACCGAGGGCATCCGGGTGCCGCCGGGTCAGGTCTACGTCGCGGTGGAGTCCCCGCGCGGCGAATTGGGCGTACACATGGTGTCCGACGGCGGAACCCGGCCCTACCGGGTGCACTACCGGGATCCGTCGTTCACCAACCTGCAGGCCGTCGCGGCGATGTGCGAAGGCGGCATGGTCGCCGATGCGATCACGGCGGTGGCGTCGATCGATCCGGTGATGGGTGGGGTGGATAGGTGA
- a CDS encoding NADH-quinone oxidoreductase subunit G, whose amino-acid sequence MTIAERASDAPPVEMVTLTIDDQPVTVPKGTLVIRAAELIGVQIPRFCDHPLLDPVGACRQCLVEVEGQRKPLASCTTTVSPDMVVHTQHSSAVADKAQQGVMELLLINHPLDCPVCDKGGECPLQNQAMAHGRAETRFTDVKRTFPKPINISSQVLLDRERCVLCARCTRFSDQIAGDRFIDLLERGAQQQVGIAPGVPFQSYFSGNTVQICPVGALTGTAYRFRARPFDLVSSPSVCEHCASGCAQRTDHRRGKVLRRLAGDDPEVNEEWNCDKGRWAFTYATAGDRLTTPLIRDEDGTLRAASWSEALTVAGAGLAASRGRTGVLVGGRSTLEDAYAYAKFARIVLATNDIDFRSRPHSAEEAAFLAAYVAGRPKSVTYADLEKAPAVLLAGFEPEEESPIVYLRLRKAVRKHGVQVISVAPLRTRGSDKLSARLITAAPGAEAGVLDGLAADELLTMPGAVILVGERLATSPGALSAAGRLATATGARLAWVPRRAGDRGAVEAGALPHLLPGGRPVDDVGARAQTALAWHVDELPAQPGRDGTAILDAARAGELGALLVGGVELADLPDPDHAAAALDAVPFVVSLEVRRSAVTDRADVVFPVAPVVEKAGAFVNWEGRIRPFEPSVHTNSVTDLRVLSLLADEIGVDLGIPTSVAAAEEHARLGLWAGDRPAPPRAEEHRAPAAHGEAILAGWRMLLDGGRLQDGEPHLAGTARTPTVRLSERTAADIGARGGDVVTVSTDRGAITLPLTVTDMADGVVWLPLNSPGSQVHQTLGVTTGARVSIGCAEQRGPA is encoded by the coding sequence ATGACCATCGCCGAGCGCGCCTCCGACGCGCCACCCGTCGAGATGGTGACGCTGACCATCGACGACCAACCCGTCACGGTGCCCAAGGGCACGTTGGTGATCCGCGCCGCGGAACTGATCGGGGTGCAGATTCCGCGCTTCTGCGACCATCCGTTGCTCGACCCGGTCGGGGCCTGCCGCCAGTGCCTCGTCGAGGTCGAAGGCCAGCGAAAGCCGTTGGCGTCGTGCACGACCACGGTCTCCCCCGACATGGTGGTGCACACCCAGCACAGCTCTGCGGTGGCCGACAAGGCCCAGCAGGGCGTGATGGAGCTGTTGCTCATCAACCATCCGCTGGACTGCCCGGTGTGCGACAAGGGCGGCGAGTGTCCGCTGCAGAACCAGGCGATGGCGCACGGCCGCGCCGAGACCAGGTTCACCGACGTCAAGCGCACCTTCCCCAAGCCGATCAATATCTCGTCCCAGGTACTCCTCGACCGCGAACGTTGTGTGCTGTGTGCCCGGTGCACACGCTTCTCGGATCAGATCGCCGGGGACCGGTTCATCGATCTGCTCGAACGCGGTGCGCAGCAACAGGTCGGCATCGCCCCCGGCGTCCCGTTCCAGTCCTACTTCTCCGGCAACACCGTCCAGATCTGCCCGGTGGGCGCCCTCACCGGCACGGCGTACCGCTTCCGGGCGCGGCCGTTCGATCTCGTCTCCAGCCCGAGCGTCTGTGAGCACTGCGCCTCCGGGTGCGCGCAGCGCACCGACCACCGGCGCGGAAAAGTCCTGCGCCGCCTCGCCGGTGACGATCCCGAGGTCAACGAGGAGTGGAACTGCGACAAGGGGCGGTGGGCGTTCACCTACGCCACGGCCGGCGACCGCCTCACGACCCCGCTGATACGCGACGAGGACGGCACCCTGCGCGCGGCGTCGTGGTCGGAGGCACTCACCGTCGCGGGAGCCGGGCTCGCGGCGTCGCGCGGGCGCACCGGCGTGCTGGTGGGCGGCCGATCGACCCTCGAAGATGCATACGCCTACGCCAAGTTCGCCCGAATCGTGCTGGCCACCAACGACATCGACTTCCGCTCACGGCCGCACAGCGCCGAGGAGGCCGCGTTCCTCGCAGCGTACGTCGCGGGCCGGCCCAAGAGCGTGACGTATGCCGATCTCGAAAAAGCGCCCGCGGTGTTGCTCGCAGGCTTCGAGCCGGAAGAGGAATCGCCGATCGTGTATCTGCGGCTGCGGAAAGCGGTGCGCAAGCACGGAGTTCAGGTGATCTCGGTGGCACCGCTGCGCACCCGAGGTTCGGACAAACTCTCCGCCCGCCTGATCACCGCGGCTCCCGGCGCCGAGGCAGGGGTACTGGACGGTCTGGCCGCCGATGAGCTGCTGACGATGCCGGGTGCGGTGATCCTGGTCGGCGAGCGTCTGGCGACCTCTCCGGGCGCGCTGTCGGCTGCCGGGCGACTGGCCACCGCGACCGGCGCACGGCTGGCGTGGGTCCCCCGGCGTGCCGGAGACCGCGGCGCCGTGGAGGCGGGCGCTCTGCCGCACCTGCTGCCGGGCGGCCGACCCGTCGACGACGTCGGCGCGCGCGCCCAGACCGCACTCGCCTGGCACGTCGACGAATTGCCCGCCCAACCCGGTCGCGACGGCACGGCGATCCTCGACGCAGCCCGCGCCGGGGAGTTGGGTGCACTGCTGGTCGGCGGTGTCGAACTGGCCGACCTGCCCGATCCCGACCATGCCGCTGCCGCGCTCGACGCCGTCCCGTTCGTGGTGAGCCTGGAGGTGCGTCGCAGCGCGGTCACCGATCGCGCCGACGTCGTGTTCCCGGTGGCGCCGGTCGTGGAGAAGGCCGGCGCATTCGTCAACTGGGAGGGGCGAATTCGCCCGTTCGAGCCCTCCGTGCACACGAACTCCGTCACCGATCTGCGAGTGCTGAGCCTCCTCGCCGACGAGATCGGAGTGGACCTCGGCATACCCACCTCCGTGGCTGCCGCCGAGGAGCACGCCCGACTCGGCCTGTGGGCCGGCGACCGCCCGGCGCCGCCCCGGGCCGAGGAGCACCGCGCGCCCGCGGCACATGGGGAGGCGATCCTTGCCGGGTGGCGCATGCTGCTCGACGGGGGCCGTCTTCAGGACGGGGAACCGCATCTGGCGGGCACCGCCCGAACGCCGACGGTCCGGCTGTCGGAGCGCACCGCGGCCGACATCGGTGCACGCGGCGGTGACGTGGTCACCGTCAGCACCGACCGCGGCGCGATCACCCTCCCGCTGACCGTGACCGACATGGCCGACGGCGTGGTCTGGTTGCCCTTGAACTCACCCGGCAGCCAGGTCCACCAGACCCTCGGTGTCACGACGGGAGCGCGGGTGTCCATCGGATGCGCCGAGCAGCGGGGGCCGGCATGA
- the nuoE gene encoding NADH-quinone oxidoreductase subunit NuoE has product MSVFLELGQRPDEPGPPIHGPATYPAAVHERLTADAATIIARYPQTRSALLPLLHLVQAQDGCLTPAGIAFCADRLGLTDAEVTAVATFYSMYRRTPTGEYLVGVCTNTLCAVMGGDAILESLEQHLDIAPGQTTADGRITLEHVECNAACDFAPVVMVNWDFFDNQTPASARELVDGLRSGQTPAPSRGGSLCTFRETSRILAGLDGPDSATAGTVGEATLAGLRFAREHRMAAPAAGSPSDTTAGGGQEQAVAAESVKDEPAPAPEADVPARSGTAETDPEATDAP; this is encoded by the coding sequence ATGAGTGTGTTTCTCGAGCTCGGACAGCGGCCCGACGAACCGGGACCCCCGATCCACGGGCCCGCCACCTATCCCGCGGCGGTCCACGAGCGCTTGACGGCCGATGCCGCGACGATCATCGCCCGGTACCCGCAGACCAGGTCGGCGCTGCTGCCGCTGCTGCATCTGGTGCAGGCCCAGGACGGCTGCCTGACACCGGCCGGAATCGCTTTCTGCGCAGACCGTTTGGGCCTGACGGACGCCGAGGTGACGGCGGTCGCGACCTTCTACTCCATGTACCGCAGGACCCCGACCGGGGAGTATCTGGTGGGTGTGTGCACCAACACCCTGTGCGCCGTGATGGGTGGCGACGCGATCCTGGAGTCGCTCGAGCAGCATCTGGACATCGCACCCGGGCAGACCACCGCGGACGGCCGTATCACGCTCGAACACGTGGAGTGCAATGCCGCATGCGATTTCGCACCGGTCGTGATGGTCAACTGGGACTTCTTCGACAACCAGACCCCCGCCTCGGCGCGTGAACTCGTCGACGGGTTGCGCTCCGGGCAGACACCGGCACCGTCACGCGGCGGCTCGCTGTGCACGTTCCGCGAGACGTCGAGAATCCTTGCCGGGCTGGACGGCCCGGATTCAGCGACGGCCGGTACCGTCGGCGAGGCCACGCTCGCCGGACTGCGATTCGCCCGCGAGCACCGGATGGCCGCGCCCGCGGCCGGAAGCCCCTCGGACACCACCGCGGGTGGCGGACAGGAGCAGGCCGTCGCGGCCGAGTCGGTGAAGGACGAACCCGCACCGGCACCGGAGGCCGACGTCCCCGCGAGGTCGGGCACTGCCGAGACCGATCCGGAAGCGACGGACGCACCGTGA